A window of the Haloarcula rubripromontorii genome harbors these coding sequences:
- a CDS encoding NAD(P)H-binding protein — protein sequence MRVLVVGATGFIGQRLVRALNDAGHDVVAFSRSASEESFPDGVEPFEGDLGDPESLDGLCDDIDVAYYLIHSLTSENFAELDRRYARRFADAASAVGVDRVVYLSGISGDEANLSPHLASRREVESVLAEGSFDLTVLRAAVIIGPESASFRIVNDLTDRLPLMLVPKWVRTPCQPIGVDDAISYLVALLDADETRGETYDIGGPSVWSYESLLKLTAAEKGKRLFIIPVPVMTPGLSSHWLRFTTDVQYAIARPLAESMRNPVTVDPAMDLQDVVPIDQTPIKDAVRKALAAA from the coding sequence ATGCGTGTGCTCGTCGTGGGTGCGACCGGATTCATCGGACAGCGACTGGTTCGTGCCCTGAACGACGCAGGCCACGACGTGGTGGCGTTCTCCCGGAGCGCGAGCGAGGAATCGTTTCCCGACGGGGTCGAGCCGTTCGAGGGCGACCTCGGCGACCCGGAGTCCCTCGATGGGCTCTGCGATGATATCGACGTTGCGTACTACCTCATCCACTCGCTCACTTCCGAGAACTTCGCCGAGTTGGACCGTCGCTACGCCCGTCGGTTCGCCGACGCGGCGTCGGCTGTGGGCGTCGACAGGGTTGTCTATCTCAGCGGTATCAGCGGTGACGAGGCGAACCTCTCGCCTCATCTGGCGTCGCGGCGCGAAGTCGAGTCGGTGCTGGCGGAGGGGTCGTTCGACCTGACGGTACTCCGGGCGGCGGTTATCATCGGCCCGGAGAGCGCGAGCTTCCGGATTGTCAACGACTTGACCGACCGCCTGCCGCTGATGCTCGTCCCCAAGTGGGTCAGAACACCGTGTCAGCCCATTGGTGTCGACGACGCGATTAGCTACCTCGTGGCGTTGCTTGATGCCGACGAGACCCGTGGCGAGACCTACGACATCGGCGGGCCATCAGTGTGGTCCTACGAGTCACTGCTGAAACTCACCGCGGCAGAGAAGGGCAAGCGACTGTTTATTATCCCCGTGCCGGTGATGACGCCGGGTCTGTCTTCACACTGGCTTCGATTCACGACAGACGTACAGTACGCCATCGCCCGGCCGCTGGCCGAGAGTATGCGGAACCCGGTCACGGTCGACCCGGCGATGGACCTGCAGGATGTTGTGCCGATCGACCAGACGCCGATCAAGGATGCCGTCCGGAAGGCGCTCGCTGCGGCGTGA
- a CDS encoding NAD-dependent epimerase/dehydratase family protein, giving the protein MPESVAVTGGNGRVGTHVLEYLDAAGYRTVNLSRGRRDETHSDAYIETDLLEVGDVYGALAKSDADAVVHLGMIATPDHTPGHRTYESNVMSSYHVLEAAGELGVDTVALASSFSAIGGGFEPDAITLDYLPIDEDHRLTPSNPYAMGKQTLEVAADGFARRSANAPQTITSLRFPWVVDDDLARETFVEADRTLAGLRDSEHFHTQRNTLCGYVHATDACTLVEAAIEASFDGHERFWVSAPDTSAETPSAELAAELYPEADYRGQTGAGSDPYAALIDTSKAQQLLDWEPTWRWRQLA; this is encoded by the coding sequence ATGCCCGAATCGGTCGCCGTCACCGGCGGTAACGGCCGCGTCGGCACGCATGTTCTCGAATATCTGGATGCAGCGGGATACCGGACGGTCAATCTCTCCCGTGGTCGGCGCGACGAGACGCACTCGGACGCATACATCGAGACTGACCTGCTTGAGGTGGGCGACGTGTACGGAGCGCTCGCAAAGAGCGATGCCGACGCGGTCGTCCACCTCGGAATGATTGCCACGCCCGACCATACGCCGGGACACCGGACCTACGAGAGTAACGTCATGTCCAGCTATCATGTACTGGAGGCCGCTGGCGAACTGGGCGTTGATACGGTCGCTCTGGCGTCGAGTTTCAGCGCTATCGGCGGCGGGTTTGAACCGGACGCCATCACGCTCGACTACCTCCCGATTGACGAGGACCACCGGCTCACACCATCGAACCCGTACGCAATGGGGAAACAGACACTGGAGGTCGCCGCCGACGGGTTCGCCCGCCGGAGCGCGAACGCACCGCAGACCATTACCTCGCTCCGGTTCCCGTGGGTGGTCGATGACGACCTCGCCCGCGAAACGTTCGTCGAAGCCGACCGTACTCTCGCCGGGCTCCGGGACTCGGAGCATTTCCATACCCAGCGGAACACGCTCTGTGGGTATGTCCACGCTACCGACGCCTGCACGCTCGTCGAGGCAGCCATCGAGGCGTCGTTCGACGGCCACGAGCGGTTCTGGGTGTCAGCCCCGGACACGAGCGCCGAGACACCGAGCGCCGAACTCGCGGCGGAACTGTACCCCGAGGCCGACTACCGAGGACAGACGGGTGCGGGCAGCGACCCATATGCAGCACTCATCGACACGTCGAAAGCCCAGCAGCTACTCGACTGGGAACCGACCTGGCGTTGGCGACAACTGGCGTGA
- a CDS encoding selenium-binding family protein: MSDAEQPAETGTHEHHNHDHEGPGYATPQAAIEEAEPEQTAYVMGLHVGQDVDAPDFLAVVDVDPDSDTYSEIINRVKMPNKGDELHHFGWNACSSSCHMEGLERRHLVIPGQRSSRIHIVDTKERRDPELTKVIEPETVYDHDLSAPHTVHCIPDGEILISMLGDADGDLPGGFLELNDDFEVQGRWDPPGEIEMNYDYWYQPRQNVMLSTEWAAPKTYYPGFDLDDVEDGKYGQRLNFWDWEAGTVEQTIDLGEDGLIPLEARFLHTPESTHGYVGAALSSNIIHFHESDGEYHAEPVIEFDDREHEGWDMPVPALVTDILISMDDRYLFGSNWLHGEVWMYDISDPSNPRKADSISIGGYFGDIQQVQGRDIVAGPQMLQLSLDGERLYWTTSLFSSWDNQFFPEEAEQGSVMLKADVDPRKGTMSLDREFLVDFGDLPEGPARAHEIRWPDGDCTSDVWQ; encoded by the coding sequence ATGAGCGACGCAGAGCAGCCAGCCGAGACCGGAACACACGAGCATCACAACCACGACCACGAGGGACCGGGGTATGCCACTCCGCAGGCCGCCATCGAGGAAGCAGAACCCGAACAGACAGCGTACGTGATGGGCCTGCACGTCGGTCAGGACGTCGACGCGCCGGACTTTCTGGCCGTCGTCGATGTCGACCCCGACTCAGACACCTACAGCGAAATAATAAACCGGGTCAAGATGCCGAACAAGGGCGATGAACTCCACCATTTCGGGTGGAACGCCTGCTCCTCCTCGTGTCACATGGAGGGGCTGGAGCGCCGGCATCTCGTCATTCCCGGCCAGCGGTCCTCGCGCATCCATATCGTCGACACCAAGGAGCGACGCGACCCCGAACTGACGAAAGTCATCGAACCGGAGACGGTGTACGACCACGACCTCTCCGCGCCCCACACCGTCCACTGCATCCCCGACGGTGAGATCCTTATCTCCATGCTGGGCGACGCCGACGGCGATCTTCCCGGCGGTTTTCTGGAACTGAACGACGACTTCGAGGTGCAGGGCCGGTGGGACCCGCCCGGTGAGATCGAGATGAACTACGACTACTGGTACCAGCCCCGCCAGAACGTGATGCTGTCGACGGAGTGGGCGGCCCCGAAAACCTACTACCCCGGTTTCGATCTAGACGATGTCGAGGACGGCAAATACGGCCAGCGGCTCAACTTCTGGGACTGGGAGGCCGGGACCGTCGAGCAAACTATCGACCTCGGCGAGGACGGCCTGATTCCGCTTGAGGCCCGCTTCCTGCACACACCCGAGAGCACGCACGGCTACGTCGGCGCGGCGCTATCCTCGAACATCATCCATTTCCACGAATCGGACGGTGAGTATCACGCCGAACCGGTCATCGAGTTCGACGACCGTGAACACGAGGGGTGGGACATGCCGGTGCCAGCACTGGTGACGGACATCCTGATCTCGATGGACGACCGCTACCTCTTCGGGTCGAACTGGCTCCACGGCGAGGTGTGGATGTACGACATCTCGGACCCGTCGAACCCCCGAAAGGCAGATTCCATCTCTATCGGCGGCTACTTCGGCGACATTCAGCAGGTACAGGGCCGTGACATCGTCGCGGGTCCGCAGATGCTGCAGCTCTCGCTCGACGGCGAGCGGCTGTACTGGACGACCTCGCTGTTTTCGTCGTGGGACAACCAGTTCTTCCCCGAGGAGGCCGAGCAGGGGTCGGTGATGCTCAAGGCCGACGTAGACCCGCGAAAGGGGACGATGTCGCTGGACCGGGAGTTCCTTGTGGACTTCGGCGACCTGCCCGAAGGCCCCGCTCGCGCCCACGAGATTCGGTGGCCCGACGGAGACTGTACCAGCGACGTGTGGCAATGA
- a CDS encoding 2Fe-2S iron-sulfur cluster-binding protein — translation MTEVLLDWRDSDRTETVSVPDGETILDAAAAADIGLPFGCRTGACGTCTARLLSGDVVHHRPPRALKDRHLADGYVLLCIAEPRTDAHLAVGATVQAELVPNPWK, via the coding sequence ATGACCGAGGTCCTGCTGGACTGGCGGGACAGCGACCGGACGGAGACGGTTTCGGTGCCGGACGGCGAGACGATACTCGATGCCGCGGCGGCCGCGGATATCGGGCTGCCGTTCGGCTGTCGGACTGGTGCGTGCGGGACCTGTACCGCTCGGCTGCTGTCCGGCGACGTGGTGCATCACCGCCCGCCGCGGGCACTCAAGGACCGACATCTTGCGGACGGCTACGTCCTGCTCTGTATCGCCGAGCCGAGGACTGACGCGCATCTCGCCGTCGGTGCGACGGTGCAGGCCGAACTGGTTCCGAACCCCTGGAAGTGA
- a CDS encoding zinc-dependent alcohol dehydrogenase family protein — translation MRAAVLEAYGEPLAVQDRDPPMADPDGAVVAVEACGICRSDWHAWQGHGDWADDDVPIGQVLGHEPAGRVVETGDRVTTVSSGDRVVVPFNLGDGTCSYCRNGHGNVCTSGWALGFESDVPGAFAERVAVPQADYNLVTLPDGVGFDAAAALGCRYVTAFHALAHRADIAAGDRVAVHGCGGLGLAAVQIASALGASVIAVDIRDEALAMAREAGANTVVDASAVEDVPAAIEAETDGGTEVSVDALGRAETCRNSVRCLRPRGTHVQVGLTTDAERGEVALPTDWITRWDIDVLGSRGMPPSRYDELLRLVADGTLDPGTLVTRRVALEAVSERLAAMTDYGTDGIELVTEFGR, via the coding sequence ATGCGCGCCGCAGTGCTTGAGGCGTACGGCGAACCGCTTGCGGTCCAGGACCGGGACCCCCCGATGGCGGACCCGGACGGGGCCGTCGTCGCGGTCGAGGCGTGTGGGATCTGTCGGAGCGACTGGCACGCCTGGCAGGGCCACGGCGACTGGGCCGACGACGACGTGCCGATAGGACAGGTACTGGGCCACGAGCCGGCGGGCCGCGTCGTCGAAACGGGCGACCGGGTGACGACAGTGTCGTCCGGCGACCGCGTCGTCGTCCCGTTCAACCTCGGCGACGGGACCTGTAGCTACTGCCGAAACGGTCACGGCAACGTCTGTACGAGCGGGTGGGCGCTGGGCTTCGAGTCCGACGTTCCGGGCGCGTTCGCCGAGCGGGTCGCCGTCCCGCAGGCCGACTACAACCTCGTGACACTGCCCGACGGTGTGGGGTTCGACGCCGCGGCAGCGCTGGGCTGTCGGTACGTCACGGCCTTCCACGCGCTGGCACATCGGGCCGATATCGCTGCCGGCGACCGCGTCGCGGTGCATGGCTGTGGCGGCCTCGGGCTGGCGGCCGTCCAGATCGCGTCGGCGCTGGGTGCGAGCGTCATCGCCGTCGACATCCGGGACGAGGCGCTGGCGATGGCCCGCGAGGCGGGTGCGAACACCGTTGTTGACGCAAGCGCTGTCGAGGACGTGCCAGCAGCTATCGAGGCTGAAACCGACGGCGGCACAGAGGTGTCCGTCGACGCGCTGGGCCGGGCTGAGACCTGCCGGAACAGCGTTCGATGCCTCCGACCACGGGGAACGCACGTTCAGGTCGGGCTGACGACCGATGCTGAACGCGGCGAGGTTGCGCTGCCGACCGACTGGATTACCCGCTGGGATATCGACGTGCTCGGCTCACGCGGGATGCCGCCGTCGCGGTACGACGAACTTCTCCGTCTGGTCGCCGACGGGACGCTTGACCCCGGAACGCTCGTCACCCGCCGGGTGGCGCTGGAGGCAGTTTCGGAGCGGCTGGCCGCGATGACCGACTACGGGACCGACGGCATCGAACTGGTAACGGAGTTCGGCCGGTAG
- a CDS encoding M28 family peptidase translates to MDDTDWIGQTFTSTVGWDHLEALVDIGNRMAGSDGERRAAEATRDTLAAYARDARLSEFGIQGWKRGDSAVHADGSPVATQAHECIALPRSPSSEVTGELVDIGHGLPEDFEDADCEGQIVLARSDVPDWYDRYIHRREKYYRAVEAGAVGFIYCNHVEGVLPPTGSVGTAEAPIGEIPAVGVASETGARLARRYAGDDVTLSVNCETPAATSQNVHAELGPDTDERLLVTSHVDAHDIAEGAMDNGAGTAMVVEVARALAGREDALATRVEFVAFGAEEVGLVGSNRLAAETALDGVTAVLNFDGVVQGRTLKCYTHGFDALSAAAEDVATRLDHPISLTPEQGPHSDHWPFVQRGVPGYHVTSETPGEGRGWGHTHADTLDKLEPRTFREQAILLTELAVTLADDSVQPVHKDPAEIADALEAQNLAEGMRSTGDWPFDD, encoded by the coding sequence ATGGACGACACTGACTGGATCGGCCAGACGTTCACCAGCACGGTCGGGTGGGACCACCTGGAGGCGCTGGTCGACATCGGGAACCGGATGGCAGGCAGCGACGGCGAACGGAGGGCTGCCGAAGCGACCCGAGACACGCTGGCGGCGTACGCCCGCGACGCTCGGCTCTCCGAGTTCGGGATTCAGGGCTGGAAACGCGGCGATAGCGCCGTCCACGCCGATGGGTCACCGGTCGCGACACAGGCCCACGAATGCATCGCCCTCCCGCGGTCGCCGTCCAGCGAAGTGACCGGCGAACTGGTCGACATCGGTCACGGCCTCCCGGAAGATTTCGAGGACGCTGACTGTGAGGGCCAGATAGTGCTGGCCCGCTCTGACGTGCCCGACTGGTACGACCGGTATATCCACCGGCGGGAGAAGTACTACCGCGCCGTCGAGGCCGGCGCAGTCGGATTCATCTACTGTAACCACGTCGAAGGCGTCCTGCCACCGACCGGGAGCGTCGGCACGGCTGAGGCACCCATCGGCGAGATTCCGGCAGTCGGCGTCGCCAGCGAGACGGGCGCGCGACTGGCCCGCCGCTACGCCGGTGATGATGTCACCCTCAGCGTCAACTGCGAGACGCCCGCTGCGACGAGCCAGAACGTCCACGCCGAACTCGGACCGGACACGGACGAACGACTGCTGGTGACCAGCCACGTCGACGCCCACGACATCGCAGAGGGGGCGATGGACAACGGGGCCGGGACGGCGATGGTCGTCGAGGTGGCCCGCGCCTTGGCCGGCCGCGAGGATGCACTGGCGACCCGCGTGGAGTTCGTCGCTTTCGGTGCCGAGGAGGTCGGTCTGGTCGGCTCGAACCGGCTGGCCGCCGAAACCGCTCTTGACGGCGTAACGGCCGTGCTCAACTTCGATGGTGTCGTTCAGGGACGCACGCTGAAGTGTTACACCCACGGCTTCGATGCGCTTTCGGCCGCTGCCGAGGACGTGGCCACCCGTCTCGACCACCCCATCTCGCTGACGCCGGAGCAGGGTCCCCACAGCGACCACTGGCCGTTCGTGCAGCGGGGCGTCCCTGGCTATCACGTGACCAGCGAAACCCCCGGCGAAGGGCGTGGCTGGGGGCACACCCATGCCGATACGCTGGACAAACTGGAACCCCGGACGTTCCGCGAGCAGGCCATCCTCCTGACCGAACTCGCCGTGACGCTTGCTGACGACTCAGTGCAGCCTGTTCACAAAGACCCGGCGGAGATCGCCGACGCGCTCGAAGCACAGAACCTCGCCGAAGGGATGCGAAGTACCGGTGACTGGCCCTTCGACGACTGA
- a CDS encoding 6-pyruvoyl trahydropterin synthase family protein, whose amino-acid sequence MSQRLSKADDTLADAGERELVVGGDRPLRISAGHRLLHHDGKCSRPHGHNYEITVRVTGELTDEGWVVDKGEITDVVDEWDHRFLLEAGDPLVEAFDASGDGDAVVVLDHPPTAEVMAAILEQRLADRLPETVSDVAVSVRETSELCVR is encoded by the coding sequence ATGTCTCAGAGACTATCGAAGGCCGATGACACACTCGCCGACGCTGGCGAACGGGAACTCGTCGTCGGCGGTGACCGGCCGCTCCGTATCTCTGCGGGCCATCGATTGCTACATCACGACGGGAAATGCTCGCGCCCGCACGGACACAACTACGAGATAACTGTCCGTGTCACCGGTGAACTCACCGACGAAGGATGGGTCGTCGACAAGGGTGAAATCACGGACGTGGTCGACGAGTGGGACCACCGGTTCCTGCTCGAGGCCGGCGACCCGCTGGTCGAGGCCTTCGACGCCAGTGGCGACGGCGACGCCGTGGTGGTCCTCGACCACCCCCCGACGGCCGAAGTCATGGCCGCGATACTGGAACAGCGCCTCGCCGACCGCCTCCCGGAGACGGTGTCGGATGTGGCCGTCTCCGTTCGGGAGACCAGCGAACTCTGTGTCCGCTGA